In one Alnus glutinosa chromosome 14, dhAlnGlut1.1, whole genome shotgun sequence genomic region, the following are encoded:
- the LOC133858046 gene encoding probable methionine--tRNA ligase, producing the protein MGDNKEDDREGEQGGCPKIPKLPIQGKRNILITSALPYVNNVPHLGNIIGCVLSADVFARYCRLRGYNVIYICGTDEYGTATETKALEENCTPQQICDKYHAIHKEVYNWFNISFDEFGRTSTPQQTDICQAIFKKLMEDNWLSESMIQQFYCETCDRFLSDRHVEGTCPFPNCNYDSARGDQCDKCCELLNSTDLKDPRCKVCRKTPQIRDTNHLFLELPMLKDKLEEYINNMSVAGSWSQNAIQTTYAWLKGGLKPRCITRDLKWGVPVPHEKFKDKVFYVWFDAPIGYVSITSCYTPDWEKWWKNPENVELYQFMGKDNVPFHTVMFPSTLIGTGENWTLMKSISVTEYLNYEAGKFSKSKGIGVFGNDVKDTNIPPEVWRYYLLTNRPEVSDTLFTWADLQAKLNTELLNNLGNFINRVLSFIAKPPGLGYGSILPDAPGVESHLLTKTLTEKIGNYVEQYVEAMEKVKLKQALKIGMSISSEGNAYLQESQFWKLYKEDKASCSVVMRTAAGLVYLLACLLEPFMPSFSLKVLNQLNLPPETLLSLSDETGDLERARKPWEILPAGHKIGTPEPLFRELKDEDVAFFRMKFSGSQAERAAEGRG; encoded by the exons ATGGGAGACAATAAGGAGGACGACAGAGAAGGAGAACAGGGAGGTTGTCCGAAAATTCCGAAGCTACCTATCCAAGGGAAGAGGAACATACTCATCACAAGCGCCTTGCCTTACGTCAACAACGTTCCTCATCTCGGAAATATCATTGGGT GTGTTCTAAGTGCTGATGTCTTTGCTCGATATTGCCGTCTTCGTGGCTACAATGTGATATACATATGTGGAACTGACGAGTATGGAACAGCAACAGAGACAAAGGCTTTGGAGGAGAATTGTACCCCACAACAGATTTGTGACAA ATATCATGCAATTCATAAGGAAGTTTACAATTGGTTCAACATAAGTTTTGATGAATTTGGGCGCACATCAACTCCTCAACAAACCGATATTTGCCAAGCAATTTTCAAGAAACTGATGGAGGACAATTGGCTTTCTGAAAGCATGATACAACAG TTTTATTGTGAGACGTGCGATCGTTTCTTGTCTGATCGACATGTTGAAGGCACCTGCCCATTTCCAAATTGTAATTATGATTCTGCACGCGGGGACCAATGTGATAAGTGTTGTGAGCTGCTAAATTCAACTGACCTTAAAGATCCTAGATGTAAG GTATGTCGTAAAACTCCGCAAATTCGTGATACAAACCATTTATTTCTTGAGCTCCCTATGCTGAAGGATAAATTAGAGGAATATATCAACAACATGTCAGTTGCAGGATCCTGGAGCCAGAATGCCATTCAAACTACTTATGCATGGCTTAAAGGAGGGCTGAAACCCCGCTGTATTACAAGGGATCTTAAGTGGGGGGTTCCTGTTCCACATGAGAAATTTAAGGATAAG GTTTTTTATGTATGGTTTGATGCGCCTATTGGTTATGTCTCGATCACTTCATGCTACACACCGGATTGGGAGAAGTGGTGGAAGAACCCTGAAAATGTGGAGCTGTATCAGTTCATGGGAAAGGATAATGTGCCATTCCACACT GTGATGTTTCCATCCACACTTATTGGAACTGGAGAAAACTGGACATTGATGAAGAGCATTAGTGTTACAGAATATTTAAACTATGAAGCAG GCAAGTTCTCTAAAAGCAAGGGCATAGGAGTTTTTGGCAATGATGTGAAAGATACTAACATTCCCCCAGAAGTGTGGAGATACTACTTGCTGACCAACAGGCCGGAG GTCTCAGACACATTGTTTACATGGGCAGACTTGCAAGCAAAACTAAATACCGAGTTACTGAATAATTTGGGCAATTTCATTAACAGAGTATTGAGTTTCATTGCCAAACCTCCAG GACTAGGATATGGATCTATCCTTCCTGATGCTCCAGGGGTGGAATCACATCTCTTGACAAAAACATTGACAGAAAAAATTGGGAATTATGTGGAGCAATATGTAGAAGCAATGGAAAAG GTTAAACTAAAGCAGGCATTGAAAATTGGAATGAGCATCTCTAGTGAGGGGAATGCATATCTGCAA gagAGCCAATTTTGGAAGCTTTACAAGGAAGACAAAGCTTCCTGCTCTGTTGTTATGAGAACTGCCGCGGGGCTGGTTTATCTTCTTGCATGTTTGTTAGAACCTTTCATGCcttcattttctctcaag GTGCTGAACCAGCTTAATTTGCCTCCTGAAACACTGCTTTCACTTAGTGATGAAACTGGAGATCTTGAAAGGGCAAGAAAACCATGGGAAATTCTACCTGCTGGTCATAAAATTGGGACACCAGAGCCTTTGTTTAGGGAGTTG AAAGATGAGGATGTGGCATTTTTTCGGATGAAGTTTTCTGGAAGTCAAGCTGAAAGGGCTGCCGAAGGCAGAGGTTGA